The following coding sequences lie in one Panicum virgatum strain AP13 chromosome 6N, P.virgatum_v5, whole genome shotgun sequence genomic window:
- the LOC120678033 gene encoding uncharacterized protein LOC120678033, whose translation MDANTSEQQPQNPSEAAEASVPLDVLPDGDERLYPEFVGNLPQFEETDEEEEENNDMAVNGDDEDVDDLPMIEYDKENPSLEEGSVFPSMVALQNALATYCLKNEYDYEIDKSEPRRLTVHCVFKRCQWRLHASPMRNSRIIQVKVNPHRHSCPSAERKASMKLCKSRWCADVVLPWVTENPSIGPTELVKKIKEKYSVEVPYMRVFYGKEQALDMIYGPWQESFKLLYTYKAEVEKACPGSVVEIDHHKVQYKVKGNIREKEFIGHPDGLTIHTDACKGSELAVDIVFPGVEHRECMRHLASNFSKY comes from the exons ATGGATGCAAATACTTCCGAGCAGCAGCCACAGAATCCAAGTGAGGCAGCAGAGGCATCAGTTCCATTAGATGTGTTACCTGATGGTGATGagagactatatcctgagtttgttggcAATTTGCCACAATTCGAAGAAacagatgaggaggaggaggagaataaTGACATGGCTGTGAATGGGGATGATGAGGATGTAGATGACTTGCCCATGATTGAATATGACAAAGAGAATCCTTCTCTTGAAGAGGGCAGTGTATTTCCATCAATGGTTGCTTTACAGAATGCACTTGCTACCTACTGTCTTAAGAATGAATATGATTACGAAATCGACAAGAGTGAGCCAAGAAGATTAACTGTGCATTGTGTCTTCAAGAGGTGTCAATGGAGGTTGCATGCCTCCCCAATGAGGAATAGCAGAATCATTCAAGTCAAAGTGAACCCGCATCGTCACTCTTGTCCAAGTGCTGAAAGGAAAGCATCAATGAAGTTGTGTAAGAGTAGGTGGTGTGCTGATGTAGTGTTGCCATGGGTGACAGAGAATCCATCTATTGGCCCCACTGAATTAgtgaagaaaatcaaagagaagTATAGTGTTGAGGTCCCTTACATGAGGGTATTCTATGGAAAAGAACAGGCTCTGGATATGATTTATGGTCCTTGGCAAGAAAGCTTCAAGTTGTTGTACACTTACAAAGCTGAAGTGGAGAAGGCATGCCCTGGGAGTGTGGTAGAGATTGACCACCATAAAGTGCAGTACAAGGTGAAAGGCAATATTAGGGAAAAGGAAT TTATTGGGCATCCTGATGGTTTGACTATCCATACTGATGCTTGCAAGGGCTCAGAGTTAGCGGTTGATATAGTTTTTCCTGGAGTGGAACATAGGGAATGCATGAGGCATCTTGCTTCAAATTTCAGCAAGTACTAA